In the Clostridium gelidum genome, TATTCCATTAGAGCCTCATAAATAGGTGCTTTTGAGTGGGATTCTTTATTTTTCATGTTAGCTCATCCCCCCATTAATATATATTAGTTCCACTAAAAATCTCAATCATTTCTTTACGTAGGTTGCTTTCAATCTCAAGCCTTTCTTTTGGCCTAATTTCATAAACATCCTTATTAAAAAGATAATTTTGAAGTTCCATTTCTTTTATTAACATTTTAGTATGAAATATATTTGCTTGATATACATTTATATCCACAGCATCATATTTCTTCAAAGTATCCTCATCAATATATTCTTGTATTGATGCTATTTTGTGATCTATAAACAATTTCTTACCATCAACATCTCGAGTAAAACCTCTTACACGATAATCTATCGTTATGATATCTGAATCAAAACTTCCTATAAGATAGTTTAATGCATTCAAGGGAGAAACTTCTCCACAAGTGGCCACATCAATATCCACACGAAAAGTAGCAATTGAGTTATCTGGATGATATTCTGGATACGTATGCACAGTTACATGACTCTTATCTAAGTG is a window encoding:
- the speD gene encoding adenosylmethionine decarboxylase — protein: MMLGLDNKLKLYGFNNLTKTLSFNIYDVCYAKSEREQKDYIAYIDEQYNSERLTRILCDVTESIGAHVLNISKQDYDPQGASVTILISEKDIGIQKIDSSCNKGEIDILKTRETVLGHLDKSHVTVHTYPEYHPDNSIATFRVDIDVATCGEVSPLNALNYLIGSFDSDIITIDYRVRGFTRDVDGKKLFIDHKIASIQEYIDEDTLKKYDAVDINVYQANIFHTKMLIKEMELQNYLFNKDVYEIRPKERLEIESNLRKEMIEIFSGTNIY